The genomic stretch GCCCGGCTCAGCGACCGGAAAGCTGTTCGACATCGATTGGCAGCATCCCGACGCTCCGACGCCCCGGGTCTTCGAAGAGCATTCCTCCCTCGTACGCCTGAACCATTCCGGCCAGGAAGCCGTGGATCTGGTGGTCCGGGTGATGAGCCACTGGTTGGAGCGCGGCATCGACGGGTGGCGTCTCGACGCGGCCTACTCCGTCCCCCCCGAGTTCTGGTCCAAGGTGGTGGAGAAAGTGCGACCCCGCCATCCCGATGCTTGGTTGCTCGGGGAGGTGCTGCACGGTGACTACAGCGCGTTCGTTGCCGAGTCCGGCATCGACTCCGTAACCCAGTACGAATTGTGGAAGGCCATCTGGTCCAGTATCAACGACTGCAACTTGTTCGAACTGGACCATGCCCTGAGCCGCCACAACCAGTTTCTCGGTTCCTTCATCCCGAACACTTTCGTCGGCAACCACGATGTCACCCGTATCGCCAGCAGAGTGGGAACCGACGGGACAGTCACCGCGCTGGCGGTCCTCATGACCGTCGCGGGAATACCGTCCATCTATTACGGCGACGAACAGGCCTTCGTCGGCATCAAGGAGGATCGTGTCGGCGGGGACGACGCAATCCGCCCTGCTCTCCCCGACTCTCCTGCCGAACTCGCTCCCTGGGGCCGTCCGGCGTTGCGAGCTCACCAAGAGCTGATAGGACTGCGTCGCCGGCATCCATGGTTGGTCAATGCCAGGACCGAGACCCTTCACCTGGAGAACCAGCGGATCGTCTATCGCAGTTCCGCCGCGAACGGCTCCACTTTCCTGGACATGGAGATTGATCTGTCGTGTTCCCCGAACGCGACCATTCGCGACGCGACGGGACGGGAATTGTGGCATCAGTAGAGGAGCGAACAAGGTGCCCCCAACCTTCTTTGGGGGCACCTTGTTGACACGATCCGGTGGAGATGGCGGGAATTGAACCCGCGTCCTTGAAAGGCGAACCAGGGATTCTCCGGGCGCAGCTGACAAAGCGGTCTGCTCGGCCCCTGCACTCATGTCAGCAAGTTGCAGCCAGGCCCAGTCCCAGTTGAGTCCCGAATCGCCCCTGGGACACAGGCGATTCAGCAAGCCTTCTGAAATGAGGCCAGGCACCGGGAGGAAGGCACTCCCGAGCGTGACCCTTCGATCGCTGATCAGGCAGCGAGAGCGAAGTCAGTGCGGTTGTTGTTGGCACTTATTGGTTTCCGTGCAGCGTTAACGAGATAAGCACGGTTCCTCGGCCCGCTTCTCCTCGAACTACCATCCAAGTCGAAACCAGTCATCCCCTCTTGAGTTGTATCGGCTCTCAGTCTAACCCATCCCGGCATCACCCACGATCCTCGGGTGGTCGCATCAACATCAGTCGTTCGACGACAGCCGTCGATTTCTCACCCGTGACTGATCGGATGGCCAGCCAGAGCGTCATCAGGCCCCAGGCGATGAAACCCAGCAACAGAAGCACAGGAGGCGCCCACCGCGACGCGACGAGGATGCTCGCAATCACCCCGTAGATCAGGGCACTGAACTGGAAACACATGGCACGCGAGGCCTCCATGGCAATGCGGCTTCTCGGCGGCGCCAGGGCTCGCCCGAGAGCAGGAGCCAGGAACATGGTCGGAAGGGTTGCAAGGTGCAGGAAAGCAGCCACCAAGTTCTGTGCGCCATCATGAACGGGATGTCGAACTACTGGGGCGCTCGGGAACACACCAGCCACCCGAGCCAGACCCTGCAATGATGCATTCAGGTCTGCCCGGGTCCGAGCGGTCAGGGCCATCCCTAGCCTCTGCTCGAACAGCTCGTCACTCAGGCCACCTGTTGCGTACACCTGTTGCAGGTATTCCACTGCACGGTCACGTTGCACGTCCGTGACCGCGGTGGCAAGACTCGGATCAGTCATGCCCTCTATGTTGCCCCATGACCCGCCACATTCCACCGGGGTTAGCCCTGAACTCTCCCCGGTACTCACGAGGCGGTCAGCGTCGCCCACCGCCCAACCGATTGCGAGCCCGCAATGCGCGCTGTGCCTCACGGTTCGCGTCACGTTCCGCGATGCTCTGTCGCTTATCCCAATCCCTCTTGCCCGTGGCAACAGCGATCTCAACCTTGGCGTAGCCGTCCTTGAAATAAATCGACAGCGGAACGATCGTCTTTCCCGTAGCCTCCGTTTCTTTGGCCAGGCGGACGATCTCCTTGCGATTGAGCAGCAGCTTGCGAGAGCGCTTAGCAGCGTGGTTGCGCCACGTCCCGAACTCATACTCGGGGATGTTGACGTTCCGCAGCCAGACCTCGCCATCATCTACCGTGGCGAAAGCCTCGGACAAGGAGACGCGTCCCATCCTCAAGGTTTTGACCTCGGTTCCAGTGAGCACGAGCCCAGCTTCATAGGTCTCGCCGATCTGATAGTCGTGGCGAGCCTTCTTGTTCTGAGCGACTAGCTTGCGTCCGGTTTCCCTGGGCATCCCGTAATGATGCCACGTCGGGATTCAGCTGAACCAGCGGGACATCGGATTGGTTACAGAGCCGTTCTCCCAGACCATGAGGTGTAGGTGACAGCCAGTCGAATAACCAGTCGTTCCCACATACCCGATGACCTGTCCCTGACTCACGTGATCCCCGACCGAAACCACATAGCTGGTGGCATGATTGTATCCGGTGGTCACATAGGTGCCGCCCTTGCTTCCATGATCTATCATGAGGCGGTTTCCGTACCCGGCATTGAAGTACCGTTCGGACACCACACCGTCACCGGCAGCACGAATCGGCGCCCCACAGCCGGCCGCAAAATCGGTGCCATCGTGCAGTTTGCTGTAGCCCAGAACGGGATGGACACGCATACCGTAGGGAGAGCTGATGGCGCCGTCCACCGGGCGGATGAAACCGCTGCTGGACGAAGAGCCCTTGTTCGAACCGGACGAAGAGCTGGAAGAGGAACCGCTCTGCTGTGAGGAACGCTCCCGAGCCCGTCGTTCTTCCTCTTCACGTTTCTGCTGAGCGATACGCTCCTGAATACGGCGGTCGACGTCATTGGACTCACTCTCCAACTCGCTCTGACGACCCTTCTCCGCTGTCAGTTGAGAGTCAGCCTTCTCCTTGGCGGCATCACGCTGAGAGACTTTCTCTGCCACCTCGGCGCGCTTCGCCTTCGCGGCTTCTTCAGCTGCCTTGGAGGTTTCAAGTTGTTCAGCAGCCGCTTTGCGCGCTTCCGCAGCTGATGCCTCAGCTGCGTCGGCCTCTTTCTTGGCCGCATCCAGCTGGAATCGGCGCGAGGTCAGTTCATCCAGTTCGAGTGCGCTGGAACTGAACAAGGTGTCAGCCAACTGGGCCCGTTGATTCATGTTGCCTGTGCCGATATCGGTGAAAAGAACTGAAAGCTCCGCCAGCCCGCCGTTCTGCTGGGTGATCACCGTGATCTCCTCGGATGTGCGAGCATCCACAGAATCATAGGCTGCCTGGGCGGCGGCTACGTCGGCCTTCGCCTTCTTGGCCTTGGTCTCCGCAGCCTGCAATTCCGAGGCACGTTGGGTGTCCAATTCCTTGGCAGCCGTGAGATTGTTTTCTGCATCAGCCAGCGCGGTCTCGGCGGCGGCCAGTTCTGTTTTGGCAGCATCGAGAGCGCTCACCGCATCTGTGAGTTCCTTGGATGCCCCCTCCACCACTGACTTCTGGGCCTCGATTTGCGAGTCCAGTTGTTCTCGCCTGTCGTCCAGGTCGTCCGCACCTGCTCGGGTCGCAAGCACACCAAGCATCGTGACACTCAGCAGCGAAGCAACCAGAACATGGGCGATCCGGTTGAGGATTGGGTTTTCGGGTAGATGGGGAAGAGCCCGATTCACCATGATCTCCTTACGCGTCAGATTCTTAGATACCTTCTGGTCGCCAGCAGCGTCGGAATGATCGACAGAGCAACACCAACCGCTGCTATGTAGATGATGGCATTAAACACATGCTCACGGCCAATCCAAGCTATAGCAGGGAGTGAGTTTTTAGCAGCATTCTCGATCAATAGATAATAGGTAATTGCAATTGAGCCAGATGAAATGAGAACGCCAATCAGGGCAGCGATGAGGCTTTCCAGCAGGAACGGCAGCAGGATGTAGAAGTTGGAGGCCCCAACCAGACGCATGATCCCGATCTCACGTCGCCGCGTGAAGGCCGCCATCCGAATGGTGGTCGAGATCTGCAGGGCAGCCGCAAGCAGCAGCAGGACGCTCATGCCGATTGTCGCCCACTGGAGTCCTCCCAGAATTTTGAACACAGGGTCAAGGACGCTTTTCAGGTCCCGCACGTTTTGGACTCCTTGAAGCCCTTGCGCCTCGCTCACCACGCCTTTGTAGTTCTCAGGATTGTTTAGTTTGACGCGAAAGGAGTCCTGCATCTGCTCGACAGTGCGAGAGGCAAGGACCGGCGAGTCCTTGAACACCCTCTGAAACTCCTTGAAGGCCTCCTCCTGGGTTTCATAGAAGACCTCCTTGACCTCAGGGTTGGACTTCAGCGCAGATTCAATCGCTTGACGCTGGGCATCCGTGGTGGCCTTCCCTGGCTCGCAGGTACCTCCTGTGCTGCGTTCGACACACAGAAAAACAGAAATCTCAACTTTGCCGTACCAACGGTCCTTGACCAGATCCACCTCCATGGAAGTGAGCATGCCAACCCCGAAGAGGGAGAGAGAAACCGACATGGTGACTATGACCGCTATGGTCATCGCCATGTTGCGCTTCAAACCGGACCAGGTTTCCCGAAACGTGTGCCGCATGTGATTCTCCCAGTTTCTCAGTTGACGCCGTAGACGCCCTTGGCTTGGTCGCGCACGAGTTCGCCCGTGCGCAGCTCCAGAACGCGACGTCGCATCTGATCCACGATCGAGGAATCGTGGGTGGCCATGATCACTGTGGTCTTAGTTCGATTGATTCGGTCAAGCAACTTCATGATGCCGACGCTGGTCTCCGGATCGAGGTTCCCTGTCGGCTCATCCGCAATGAGAATTTTTGGGCGGTTCACGAATGCCCGCGCGATGGCGACCCGTTGCTGCTCTCCCCCAGACAGTTCCTCATTCAGCCGATTCTCTTTCCCCTCCAAGCCAACGAGTTGGAGGGTCGCCGGAACCACTTCACGGATGACACGGGATGGCTTACCGATCACCTGCAGCGCAAAGGCCACATTCTCGTAGACCGTCTTACCCGGAAGCAGACGGAAATCTTGAAAAACCGTACCGATCTGGCGACGCAACGCAGGCACCTTCCACTGGTTGAGGGTGGAGAGGTTCTTACCCGCGACGTACAAGGTCCCCTTCGTTGGCCGGTATTCACGCAGAATGAGCCGGAGGAAGGTTGATTTTCCAGAGCCCGACTGGCCCACAAGGAAGACGAACTCACCCTTAGCTATCTCAAGGTTGATGTTGCGAAGTGCCGGGCGATCCTGCCCGGGGTAGAACTTCGTGACGTCCTCGAAAGTGATCACTGTGCTGCTCCGACCGACTAGGGGAAGTTTCCTGAGAGGATCTCAGGACACGGCCTGTAGCAGTTAACCACGCCCCACCTGCCCTACCCAACCAACACGCCGCGCCCAATTGATCCCGGTTGAGGGTCTCACAGGAAGATCTCCTGAGGTACGACCAACCTCCGATGCACGGCTGACCAGGGGTTCGCACGTGCCACACCACGGATGAAGCGGCGCGTCAACTCGACGAGGCCGCTGCCCCCAGACGGTTACCACCCGTCTACTCGGTCTCAGCCCCTCTCTTCTTACGCCACCGGATGCCCGCGTCGATGAAGCCGTCAAGGTCACCATCGAAAACCGCATCCGGATTTCCCACCTCATACTCGGTGCGAAGGTCCTTGACCATCTGATAGGGATTCATCACGTAGGAACGCATCTGCGCTCCCCAGGAATTGCCTCCGTCGCCCTTGAGTGCGTTCATCTCCTTTTCGCGTTCCTGCCGGGCCAGTTCCAGAAGCCTCGACTGGAGCACGCGCAAAGCCGCCGCCTTGTTCTGCAACTGAGACTTCTCGTTCTGACAGCTGACGACTACACCGGTGGGCAGATGCGTGATACGCACGGCCGAATCAGTGGTGTTGACGGACTGTCCACCGGGACCCGACGAACGGAAAACATCGACCCTGATGTCGGTTTCCGGGATGTCGATATGGTCGGTTTCCTCCGTAACAGGAAGCACTTCGACACCAGCGAAGGAGGTCTGCCGACGTCCCTGGTTATCGAACGGAGAGATCCGAACGAGACGATGAGTACCCTGCTCCACCGAGAGCGTGCCGTAGGCGAAAGGTGCCTTGACGGCGAAGGTGGCAGACTTCAGACCTGCCTCTTCCGCATAGGACGTGTCGTACACCTCGACGGTGTAACCGTGACGTTCCGCCCACCGCAGGTACATACGCATCAGTTTTTCCGCGAAATCCGCGGCATCAACCCCTCCAGCCTCGGCTC from Arachnia propionica encodes the following:
- the smpB gene encoding SsrA-binding protein SmpB, with amino-acid sequence MPRETGRKLVAQNKKARHDYQIGETYEAGLVLTGTEVKTLRMGRVSLSEAFATVDDGEVWLRNVNIPEYEFGTWRNHAAKRSRKLLLNRKEIVRLAKETEATGKTIVPLSIYFKDGYAKVEIAVATGKRDWDKRQSIAERDANREAQRALRARNRLGGGRR
- the ftsX gene encoding permease-like cell division protein FtsX, whose protein sequence is MRHTFRETWSGLKRNMAMTIAVIVTMSVSLSLFGVGMLTSMEVDLVKDRWYGKVEISVFLCVERSTGGTCEPGKATTDAQRQAIESALKSNPEVKEVFYETQEEAFKEFQRVFKDSPVLASRTVEQMQDSFRVKLNNPENYKGVVSEAQGLQGVQNVRDLKSVLDPVFKILGGLQWATIGMSVLLLLAAALQISTTIRMAAFTRRREIGIMRLVGASNFYILLPFLLESLIAALIGVLISSGSIAITYYLLIENAAKNSLPAIAWIGREHVFNAIIYIAAVGVALSIIPTLLATRRYLRI
- a CDS encoding M23 family metallopeptidase produces the protein MVNRALPHLPENPILNRIAHVLVASLLSVTMLGVLATRAGADDLDDRREQLDSQIEAQKSVVEGASKELTDAVSALDAAKTELAAAETALADAENNLTAAKELDTQRASELQAAETKAKKAKADVAAAQAAYDSVDARTSEEITVITQQNGGLAELSVLFTDIGTGNMNQRAQLADTLFSSSALELDELTSRRFQLDAAKKEADAAEASAAEARKAAAEQLETSKAAEEAAKAKRAEVAEKVSQRDAAKEKADSQLTAEKGRQSELESESNDVDRRIQERIAQQKREEEERRARERSSQQSGSSSSSSSGSNKGSSSSSGFIRPVDGAISSPYGMRVHPVLGYSKLHDGTDFAAGCGAPIRAAGDGVVSERYFNAGYGNRLMIDHGSKGGTYVTTGYNHATSYVVSVGDHVSQGQVIGYVGTTGYSTGCHLHLMVWENGSVTNPMSRWFS
- a CDS encoding DUF1707 domain-containing protein, with the translated sequence MTDPSLATAVTDVQRDRAVEYLQQVYATGGLSDELFEQRLGMALTARTRADLNASLQGLARVAGVFPSAPVVRHPVHDGAQNLVAAFLHLATLPTMFLAPALGRALAPPRSRIAMEASRAMCFQFSALIYGVIASILVASRWAPPVLLLLGFIAWGLMTLWLAIRSVTGEKSTAVVERLMLMRPPEDRG
- the prfB gene encoding peptide chain release factor 2; amino-acid sequence: MADADLMTQIDQLGRSLESIEAVADMPRLRAEIARLAEEVAAPDLWDDQENAQRVTSTLSAKQAEVERLEALRGRLDDAAVMLELAAEENDAEVKTDVERELHRLAKEIETLEVRTLLSGEYDSRDALITIRAEAGGVDAADFAEKLMRMYLRWAERHGYTVEVYDTSYAEEAGLKSATFAVKAPFAYGTLSVEQGTHRLVRISPFDNQGRRQTSFAGVEVLPVTEETDHIDIPETDIRVDVFRSSGPGGQSVNTTDSAVRITHLPTGVVVSCQNEKSQLQNKAAALRVLQSRLLELARQEREKEMNALKGDGGNSWGAQMRSYVMNPYQMVKDLRTEYEVGNPDAVFDGDLDGFIDAGIRWRKKRGAETE
- the ftsE gene encoding cell division ATP-binding protein FtsE yields the protein MITFEDVTKFYPGQDRPALRNINLEIAKGEFVFLVGQSGSGKSTFLRLILREYRPTKGTLYVAGKNLSTLNQWKVPALRRQIGTVFQDFRLLPGKTVYENVAFALQVIGKPSRVIREVVPATLQLVGLEGKENRLNEELSGGEQQRVAIARAFVNRPKILIADEPTGNLDPETSVGIMKLLDRINRTKTTVIMATHDSSIVDQMRRRVLELRTGELVRDQAKGVYGVN
- a CDS encoding alpha-amylase family protein, coding for MSWVEHAIWWHIYPLGLCGAPIREPDTAPGPRLGRLLGWLDYAVELGCSGLLLGPIFTSQSHGYDSLDLFHIDPRLGDEADFAELVSQCRKRGLRILLDGVFSHVGAEHPDVHHALAQGPGSATGKLFDIDWQHPDAPTPRVFEEHSSLVRLNHSGQEAVDLVVRVMSHWLERGIDGWRLDAAYSVPPEFWSKVVEKVRPRHPDAWLLGEVLHGDYSAFVAESGIDSVTQYELWKAIWSSINDCNLFELDHALSRHNQFLGSFIPNTFVGNHDVTRIASRVGTDGTVTALAVLMTVAGIPSIYYGDEQAFVGIKEDRVGGDDAIRPALPDSPAELAPWGRPALRAHQELIGLRRRHPWLVNARTETLHLENQRIVYRSSAANGSTFLDMEIDLSCSPNATIRDATGRELWHQ